Proteins co-encoded in one Aphelocoma coerulescens isolate FSJ_1873_10779 chromosome 21, UR_Acoe_1.0, whole genome shotgun sequence genomic window:
- the CFAP74 gene encoding cilia- and flagella-associated protein 74 isoform X4 — protein sequence MEDHETSYSEGEQQISPLVFLEEEEERGEEEEEESEEEEKEREEEEEEEERQEEEKEDAAGQLPGVEEHWEEYELEEELAGGGKMENKDTSEDVGDQSDSSMQSSEHSLGNTGNIQPLKPADKIRISASQRNLQLLDDMIWEKELVVQKTSDTLSACRLRSRMLAKQLDHVDMEIEREEEAGNVAAVSRLQALSSRLCTELEREKELELRIALTLKQNLVEMWQIKTKQGKYDILREQLQKDEEELQMQYQEEREVRIWKEKITALQAEGRRRTQEKREEEAQRECEERNKKILEDAKRNHEKAVCFLRQSMARIHEKNAKEEVKAQEHMERRIQAVLSLKTSITSNRERLQTLQNLNKAKALEAKKEEMKMKEAILAEGGNVIREIFLHKRQQEHEKKKEAFRELQKSRKMEIVSRILQEKASIHKQKKSQSPTKAIKARGKLEGPLLQRREAWQSEETCKHADGEKSQSWRSPSVCSLAGERTAPQGESSENRPQDVLWKSDDEDTERDQTLLVPEFPGLWSRQYDLHKVPKAEDPTRLAVRAMRKKKAEKKMEELQTGILHKQTVPARGHKGCAFHSKPSCIHFKDFDVGQIYKKKIVLTNASYSVNYCRLVGISECLKDFISVHFDPPGKVSSGMSCEFLVTFKSMINEGLEGEVMFMAQTGPFSVPLKCTVKTCILALDKELIDFGSLVVGETISRTISLTNSGALGTRFKVQTSAGATSTLRAAVKSAPARVVTQHSSACDPEEESSVSPVAAGDQNKDCAAQEPKSSSAMEQLGQGELNTRSDLDTDNADNLVELSPKEIPVEIMLGKVTEGEIGPFSSVKIPVLFVPAVPGDVRAEFVIVLDNPDCKPLNFSAIGVSVDVPIWVPQPSVDLRICLYERLYQDSVEVRSRATTTLRLKFEVCRELSKHMELLPKTGYIQAQSSFSAQLRFLPRQSLPEDAGSYFNAETGILEVPVTVLLVDKAIKVNFTVHAIVTTSDLEISPAQINFGYCTIYEAVQANVILTNKSILPQEFGFVGLPEFVEVQPNDGFGIILPLESLTLDIIFKATKAKEYSFEMTCRTEINRQFKLSCKAVGVHPPLELSHSLVQFAATALNSMSSATLDVINSHVDGNPLTHPVPRIGSGDPVPVGPTSFEFHVPRDCPVTVTPSVGTVLPGQKSSIRVSFSPALSDQQIGEEAARRLSTAAVPEAGVQSPLGKKKKDAKKEQKKSSVSIPGGKAGSRKSLTAVNSPKEPKPEELKPDSDSYRAAQASLTRSFRGSFNKYIIPCFVASGHATGEEGSGNLTCSPHNTLYLELHCPAVAPPVLITSDTGNNVANFGDISVVFSFLAGQRMMKRITIENISPGKLELGFSVLNPNGPFLLVRAVGMLEPGESKPLIISFCPREDKWFLETLDIQVAKTNLSLCLSGHGVMPSTVCSVGEVLDMGYVMARDTVTSTIKIENTSTLTLPFSVQLESLSPAWDRDRQKIPSFLTSSVQRTEIVGTQNYNGFSVFSVSPTEGKIEAGESQDFVVTFSPDHESLYYSDRLKVLLFGKQTAHEIQLKGAARDHPMFVEGGVPLDVPVESLAVTSPVASQKARERGPQEAVRSLLLLLEYVEGSAEPARAELTVGAMQSPLLAAKKTSDPPLVSALLTVKGDITESYRVLFMARVVSASAATD from the exons ATGGAAGATCATGAGACCAGTTATAGTGAGGGAGAACAGCAAATATCTCCTCTAGTGTTtctagaggaagaagaagaaagaggagaagaggaggaagaagaaagtgaagaggaggaaaaagaaagagaagaggaagaggaagaggaagaaaggcaagaggaagaaaaagaagatgcAGCTGGTCAGCTCCCTGGCGTGGAAGAACACTGGGAAG AATATGAGCTGGAAGAAGAATTGGCTGGTGGTGGCAAGATGGAAAACAAGGACACTTCTGAAGATGTCGGAGACCAGTCTGATTCTAGCAT GCAAAGCTCAGAACACTCTTTGGGCAACACTGGTAACATTCAGCCtctgaagcctgcagacaaaATTCGCATCTCAGCCTCACAGAGGAACCTCCAATTGCTCGATGACATGATCTGGGAAAAGGAACTGGTGGTCCAAAAAACCAG TGACACGCTGAGTGCCTGTCGGCTGCGGAGCAGGATGCTGGCAAAGCAGCTGGATCATGTAGACATGGAAAtagagagagaggaggaggctggCAATGT CGCAGCCGTGTCCCGCCTGCAGGCCCTGAGCAGCCGATTGTGCACTGAactggagagggagaaggagctgGAGTTGAGAATTGCTTTGACACTAAAACAAAACTT GGTTGAGATGTGGCAGATAAAAACTAAGCAGGGAAAATATGACATCCTCCGTGAACAACTTCAAAAAGATGAGGAGGAGCTACAGATGCAATACCAGGAGGAAAGAGAAGTGAggatttggaaggaaaaaataacagcCCTGCAAGCAGAAGGGAGGCGTCGGACTCAAGAGAA AAGAGAGGAGGAAGCCCAGAGAGAAtgtgaagaaagaaataaaaaaatcctcgAGGATGCCAAAAGGAACCATGAGAAAGCAGTCTGCTTCCTGAGGCAAAGCATGGCAAG AATtcatgaaaaaaatgcaaaggaaGAAGTGAAAGCTCAGGAGCATATGGAGAGAAGGATACAAGCTGTGCTTTCCCTGAAAACCAGCATCACTTCCAACAGG GAAAGGCTCCAAACTCTCCAGAATTTGAACAAAGCAAAGGCCTTGGAGGCAAAGAAGGAGGAGATGAAAATGAAGGAAGCCATCCTAGCAGAAGGAGGCAATGTTATCAGGGAAATTTTTCTCCATAAACGTCAGCAAGagcatgaaaaaaagaaaga AGCTTTTAGAGAACTGCAGAAATCAAGAAAAATGGAGATTGTGTCTCGAATTTTGCAAGAAAAAGCTTCTAttcacaagcagaaaaaaagtcagTCCCCTACTAAGGCAATTAAGGCTCGTGGTAAACTTGAGGGTCCTTTACTGCAGAGGCGGGAAGCCTGGCAAAGTGAGGAGACCTGCAAACATGCAGATGGAGAAAAATCACAG TCGTGGCGCTCTCCATCAGTTTGTTCCTTGGCTGGGGAGAGAACTGCTCCCCAGGGAGAGAGTTCTGAGAACAGACCCCAGGATGTGCTCTGGAAAAGTGATGATGAGGACACAGAGAGGGACCAAACCCTCCTAGTACCGGAGTTCCCAGGACTTTGGAGTCGACAATATGATTTGCACAAG GTACCCAAAGCAGAAGATCCAACACGGTTGGCTGTAAgggcaatgagaaaaaaaaaggctgagaaaaaaatggaggaaCTCCAAACTGGAATTCTTCACAAGCAAACTGTGCCTGCTCGGGGACATAAGGGCTGTGCTTTCCACAGCAAACCCAGCTGCATTCATTTCAAG GATTTTGATGTTGGTCAAATCTACAAAAAGAAGATAGTTTTGACAAATGCATCCTACAGTGTTAATTACTGCAGGCTGGTGGGAATCAGTGAATGTCTCAAGGACTTCATCAGTGTTCA TTTTGACCCACCTGGCAAAGTGTCTTCTGGGATGTCCTGTGAATTCCTGGTAACATTTAAGTCAATG aTAAATGAAGGGCTAGAAGGAGAAGTCATGTTTATGGCCCAGACAGGTCCTTTTTCTGTTCCACTGAAATGCACAGTCAAGACGTGCATT CTGGCTCTGGATAAAGAGCTCATTGACTTTGGCAGCCTTGTGGTGGGAGAGACGATTTCACGGACCATCAGCCTGACAAACAGCGGGGCTTTGGGAACCAGATTCAAAGTTCAGACGTCAGCAGGTGCCACAAGTACCCTCAGAGCAGCAGTAAAATCTGCTCCTGCAAGAGTG GTCACTCAACATTCCAGTGCCTGTGACCCTGAAGAGGAAAGCAGTGTGAGTCCAGTGGCAGCTGGGGATCAAAACAAGGACTGTGCAGCCCAGGAGCCCAAGAGCAGCAGTGCCATGG AACAACTTGGCCAAGGAGAATTAAATACCAGATCAGATCTGGACACAGACAATGCAGATAATTTAGTGGAACTTTCTCCCAAAGAAATACCAGTTGAAATTATGCTTGGAAAG GTAACTGAGGGTGAGATTGGACCCTTCAGCTCAGTGAAAATTCCAGTCCTGTttgtcccagctgtccctggagatgTGAGGGCAGAGTTTGTGATTGTGTTGGACAACCCAGACTGCAAACCA CTGAACTTCAGTGCCATTGGAGTTTCTGTGGATGTGCCCATCTGGGTGCCCCAGCCCAGCGTGGACCTCAGGATCTGCCTGTACGAGCGGCTGTACCAGGACAGCGTCGAGGTGCGGAGCAG AGCAACAACCACGCTGCGTTTGAAGTTTGAGGTGTGCAGAGAATTGAGCAAGCACATGGAGCTGCTTCCAAAAACAGGCTACATCCAGGCTCAGTCATCCTTCAGTGCACAGCTCAGGTTCCTGCCCAG GCAGTCCCTTCCTGAAGATGCAGGGAGCTATTTCAATGCAGAGACAGGAATCCTGGAGGTCCCAGTGACAGTCCTGCTCGTGGACAAG GCTATAAAAGTTAATTTTACTGTCCATGCCATTGTTACTACTTCTGATTTGGAAATCAGCCCAGCACAGATCAACTTTGGATACTGCACGATCTATGAAGCTGTGCAGGCAAATGTCATCCTCACAAACAAATCCATCTTGCCACAGGAGTTTGGATTTGTGGGACTGCCAGAG TTTGTTGAAGTTCAACCCAACGATGGATTTGGAATTATTCTTCCCCTGGAAAGCCTGACACTGGACATAATCTTTAAAGCCACCAAGGCAAAAGAGTACAGCTTTGAGATGACGTGCAGGACAGAGATCAACAG acAATTCAAGCTGTCATGCAAAGCAGTTGGAGTCCACCCACCTCTTGAATTGTCTCATTCCTTGGTTCAGTTTGCTGCTACAGCCCTGAACTCCATGTCTTCAGCCACTCTGGATGTGATCAATTCCCATGTGGATGGGAACCCCCTCACTCACCCCGTCCCACGGATTGGCAGTGGGGACCCTGTCCCAGTTGGCCCCACTTCCTTTGAGTTCCACGTGCCCCGAGACTGTCCTGTGACTGTTACACCTTCTGTGGGAACTGTGCTGCCTGGGCAG AAAAGCTCCATCCGAGTGTCCTTCAGCCCGGCGCTGTCGGATCAGCAAATCGGGGAAGAGGCAGCGCGGAggctcagcacagcagctgtgccagaggcagGAGTACAA TCTCCACTGggcaaaaagaagaaagatgcaaagaaagagcaaaagaaaTCGAGTGTTTCCATtcctggaggaaaggctggaAGCAGGAAAAGCCTGACTGCTGTAAATAGCCCTAAAGAGCCAAAACCCGAAGAGTTAAAGCCTGA TTCTGATTCTTATAGGGCAGCCCAGGCTTCCCTGACGAGGAGTTTCAGAGGCAGCTTTAACAAATACATCATCCCATGCTTTGTTGCAAGTGGCCACGCCACTGGAGAGGAGGGCTCTGGGAACTTAACCTGCAG CCCTCACAACACCTTGTACCTGGAGCTGCACTGCCCCGCTGTAGCCCCGCCGGTTCTGATCACTTCCGACACCGGGAACAACGTGGCcaattttggggacatttctgTAG TGTTTTCATTCCTTGCAGGCCAAAGAATGATGAAGAGAATTACAATAGAAAACATCTCTCCAGGGAAGCTGGAA CTGGGATTCTCAGTTCTGAATCCCAATGGCCCCTTCCTGTTGGTCAGAGCAGTTGGAATGCTTGAGCCAGGTGAAAGTAAACCCCTCATCATCTCTTTTTGTCCAAGGGAGGATAAATGG TTCTTGGAAACTCTGGACATCCAGGTGGCAAAAACCAACCTCAGCCTCTGCCTCTCCGGGCACGGGGTGATGCCAAGCACTGTGTGCTCCGTGGGAGAGGTGCTGGACATGGGATATGtcatggccagggacacagtGACGTCCACAATCAAG ATAGAGAACACTTCCACCCTGACCCTGCCGTTCTCCGTACAACTGGAGTCGCTCTCACCAGCGTGGGACAGAGACCGGCAGAAAATTCCATCCTTTCTTACATCCTCTGTGCAGAGAACAGAGATTGTTG GAACACAGAACTATAATGGCTTCAGTGTGTTCAGTGTCTCTccaacagaaggaaaaattgaGGCTGGGGAGAGCCAGGATTTTGTTGTTACTTTCAGCCCTGATCATGAAAGTCTCTACTACTCCGACCGTCTCAAGGTTCTGCTCTTTGGCAAG CAAACAGCCCACGAGATCCAGCTGAAGGGTGCAGCCCGTGATCACCCCATGTTTGTGGAGGGGGGAGTGCCCCTGGATGTGCCCGTGGAGTCCTTGGCTGTGACCTCACCTGTGGCATCACAGAAAGCACGGGAAAGAG GGCCACAAGAAGCAGTGaggtcccttctcctgctcctggagTACGTGGAGGGCtcagcagagccagccagggcagAGCTCACCGTTGGGGCCATGCAAAGTCCTCTGCTGGCAGCCAAGAAG ACCAGTGACCCCCCACTTGTGTCAGCCCTCCTGACTGTAAAAGGTGACATTACGGAATCCTACCGAGTCCTCTTCATGGCAAGAGTTGTGTCTGCATCTGCTGCCACTGACTGA
- the CFAP74 gene encoding cilia- and flagella-associated protein 74 isoform X2: MEDHETSYSEGEQQISPLVFLEEEEERGEEEEEESEEEEKEREEEEEEEERQEEEKEDAAGQLPGVEEHWEEYELEEELAGGGKMENKDTSEDVGDQSDSSMQSSEHSLGNTGNIQPLKPADKIRISASQRNLQLLDDMIWEKELVVQKTSDTLSACRLRSRMLAKQLDHVDMEIEREEEAGNVAAVSRLQALSSRLCTELEREKELELRIALTLKQNLVEMWQIKTKQGKYDILREQLQKDEEELQMQYQEEREVRIWKEKITALQAEGRRRTQEKREEEAQRECEERNKKILEDAKRNHEKAVCFLRQSMARIHEKNAKEEVKAQEHMERRIQAVLSLKTSITSNRERLQTLQNLNKAKALEAKKEEMKMKEAILAEGGNVIREIFLHKRQQEHEKKKEAFRELQKSRKMEIVSRILQEKASIHKQKKSQSPTKAIKARGKLEGPLLQRREAWQSEETCKHADGEKSQSWRSPSVCSLAGERTAPQGESSENRPQDVLWKSDDEDTERDQTLLVPEFPGLWSRQYDLHKVPKAEDPTRLAVRAMRKKKAEKKMEELQTGILHKQTVPARGHKGCAFHSKPSCIHFKDFDVGQIYKKKIVLTNASYSVNYCRLVGISECLKDFISVHFDPPGKVSSGMSCEFLVTFKSMINEGLEGEVMFMAQTGPFSVPLKCTVKTCILALDKELIDFGSLVVGETISRTISLTNSGALGTRFKVQTSAGATSTLRAAVKSAPARVVTQHSSACDPEEESSVSPVAAGDQNKDCAAQEPKSSSAMEQLGQGELNTRSDLDTDNADNLVELSPKEIPVEIMLGKVTEGEIGPFSSVKIPVLFVPAVPGDVRAEFVIVLDNPDCKPLNFSAIGVSVDVPIWVPQPSVDLRICLYERLYQDSVEVRSRATTTLRLKFEVCRELSKHMELLPKTGYIQAQSSFSAQLRFLPRQSLPEDAGSYFNAETGILEVPVTVLLVDKAIKVNFTVHAIVTTSDLEISPAQINFGYCTIYEAVQANVILTNKSILPQEFGFVGLPEFVEVQPNDGFGIILPLESLTLDIIFKATKAKEYSFEMTCRTEINRQFKLSCKAVGVHPPLELSHSLVQFAATALNSMSSATLDVINSHVDGNPLTHPVPRIGSGDPVPVGPTSFEFHVPRDCPVTVTPSVGTVLPGQKSSIRVSFSPALSDQQIGEEAARRLSTAAVPEAGVQSPLGKKKKDAKKEQKKSSVSIPGGKAGSRKSLTAVNSPKEPKPEELKPDSDSYRAAQASLTRSFRGSFNKYIIPCFVASGHATGEEGSGNLTCSPHNTLYLELHCPAVAPPVLITSDTGNNVANFGDISVGQRMMKRITIENISPGKLELGFSVLNPNGPFLLVRAVGMLEPGESKPLIISFCPREDKWFLETLDIQVAKTNLSLCLSGHGVMPSTVCSVGEVLDMGYVMARDTVTSTIKIENTSTLTLPFSVQLESLSPAWDRDRQKIPSFLTSSVQRTEIVGTQNYNGFSVFSVSPTEGKIEAGESQDFVVTFSPDHESLYYSDRLKVLLFGKQTAHEIQLKGAARDHPMFVEGGVPLDVPVESLAVTSPVASQKARERGPQEAVRSLLLLLEYVEGSAEPARAELTVGAMQSPLLAAKKAVEFSLDNAPELQRAGFALDGPKGALERGQLRRIGVSWVPPADLQTSDPPLVSALLTVKGDITESYRVLFMARVVSASAATD, translated from the exons ATGGAAGATCATGAGACCAGTTATAGTGAGGGAGAACAGCAAATATCTCCTCTAGTGTTtctagaggaagaagaagaaagaggagaagaggaggaagaagaaagtgaagaggaggaaaaagaaagagaagaggaagaggaagaggaagaaaggcaagaggaagaaaaagaagatgcAGCTGGTCAGCTCCCTGGCGTGGAAGAACACTGGGAAG AATATGAGCTGGAAGAAGAATTGGCTGGTGGTGGCAAGATGGAAAACAAGGACACTTCTGAAGATGTCGGAGACCAGTCTGATTCTAGCAT GCAAAGCTCAGAACACTCTTTGGGCAACACTGGTAACATTCAGCCtctgaagcctgcagacaaaATTCGCATCTCAGCCTCACAGAGGAACCTCCAATTGCTCGATGACATGATCTGGGAAAAGGAACTGGTGGTCCAAAAAACCAG TGACACGCTGAGTGCCTGTCGGCTGCGGAGCAGGATGCTGGCAAAGCAGCTGGATCATGTAGACATGGAAAtagagagagaggaggaggctggCAATGT CGCAGCCGTGTCCCGCCTGCAGGCCCTGAGCAGCCGATTGTGCACTGAactggagagggagaaggagctgGAGTTGAGAATTGCTTTGACACTAAAACAAAACTT GGTTGAGATGTGGCAGATAAAAACTAAGCAGGGAAAATATGACATCCTCCGTGAACAACTTCAAAAAGATGAGGAGGAGCTACAGATGCAATACCAGGAGGAAAGAGAAGTGAggatttggaaggaaaaaataacagcCCTGCAAGCAGAAGGGAGGCGTCGGACTCAAGAGAA AAGAGAGGAGGAAGCCCAGAGAGAAtgtgaagaaagaaataaaaaaatcctcgAGGATGCCAAAAGGAACCATGAGAAAGCAGTCTGCTTCCTGAGGCAAAGCATGGCAAG AATtcatgaaaaaaatgcaaaggaaGAAGTGAAAGCTCAGGAGCATATGGAGAGAAGGATACAAGCTGTGCTTTCCCTGAAAACCAGCATCACTTCCAACAGG GAAAGGCTCCAAACTCTCCAGAATTTGAACAAAGCAAAGGCCTTGGAGGCAAAGAAGGAGGAGATGAAAATGAAGGAAGCCATCCTAGCAGAAGGAGGCAATGTTATCAGGGAAATTTTTCTCCATAAACGTCAGCAAGagcatgaaaaaaagaaaga AGCTTTTAGAGAACTGCAGAAATCAAGAAAAATGGAGATTGTGTCTCGAATTTTGCAAGAAAAAGCTTCTAttcacaagcagaaaaaaagtcagTCCCCTACTAAGGCAATTAAGGCTCGTGGTAAACTTGAGGGTCCTTTACTGCAGAGGCGGGAAGCCTGGCAAAGTGAGGAGACCTGCAAACATGCAGATGGAGAAAAATCACAG TCGTGGCGCTCTCCATCAGTTTGTTCCTTGGCTGGGGAGAGAACTGCTCCCCAGGGAGAGAGTTCTGAGAACAGACCCCAGGATGTGCTCTGGAAAAGTGATGATGAGGACACAGAGAGGGACCAAACCCTCCTAGTACCGGAGTTCCCAGGACTTTGGAGTCGACAATATGATTTGCACAAG GTACCCAAAGCAGAAGATCCAACACGGTTGGCTGTAAgggcaatgagaaaaaaaaaggctgagaaaaaaatggaggaaCTCCAAACTGGAATTCTTCACAAGCAAACTGTGCCTGCTCGGGGACATAAGGGCTGTGCTTTCCACAGCAAACCCAGCTGCATTCATTTCAAG GATTTTGATGTTGGTCAAATCTACAAAAAGAAGATAGTTTTGACAAATGCATCCTACAGTGTTAATTACTGCAGGCTGGTGGGAATCAGTGAATGTCTCAAGGACTTCATCAGTGTTCA TTTTGACCCACCTGGCAAAGTGTCTTCTGGGATGTCCTGTGAATTCCTGGTAACATTTAAGTCAATG aTAAATGAAGGGCTAGAAGGAGAAGTCATGTTTATGGCCCAGACAGGTCCTTTTTCTGTTCCACTGAAATGCACAGTCAAGACGTGCATT CTGGCTCTGGATAAAGAGCTCATTGACTTTGGCAGCCTTGTGGTGGGAGAGACGATTTCACGGACCATCAGCCTGACAAACAGCGGGGCTTTGGGAACCAGATTCAAAGTTCAGACGTCAGCAGGTGCCACAAGTACCCTCAGAGCAGCAGTAAAATCTGCTCCTGCAAGAGTG GTCACTCAACATTCCAGTGCCTGTGACCCTGAAGAGGAAAGCAGTGTGAGTCCAGTGGCAGCTGGGGATCAAAACAAGGACTGTGCAGCCCAGGAGCCCAAGAGCAGCAGTGCCATGG AACAACTTGGCCAAGGAGAATTAAATACCAGATCAGATCTGGACACAGACAATGCAGATAATTTAGTGGAACTTTCTCCCAAAGAAATACCAGTTGAAATTATGCTTGGAAAG GTAACTGAGGGTGAGATTGGACCCTTCAGCTCAGTGAAAATTCCAGTCCTGTttgtcccagctgtccctggagatgTGAGGGCAGAGTTTGTGATTGTGTTGGACAACCCAGACTGCAAACCA CTGAACTTCAGTGCCATTGGAGTTTCTGTGGATGTGCCCATCTGGGTGCCCCAGCCCAGCGTGGACCTCAGGATCTGCCTGTACGAGCGGCTGTACCAGGACAGCGTCGAGGTGCGGAGCAG AGCAACAACCACGCTGCGTTTGAAGTTTGAGGTGTGCAGAGAATTGAGCAAGCACATGGAGCTGCTTCCAAAAACAGGCTACATCCAGGCTCAGTCATCCTTCAGTGCACAGCTCAGGTTCCTGCCCAG GCAGTCCCTTCCTGAAGATGCAGGGAGCTATTTCAATGCAGAGACAGGAATCCTGGAGGTCCCAGTGACAGTCCTGCTCGTGGACAAG GCTATAAAAGTTAATTTTACTGTCCATGCCATTGTTACTACTTCTGATTTGGAAATCAGCCCAGCACAGATCAACTTTGGATACTGCACGATCTATGAAGCTGTGCAGGCAAATGTCATCCTCACAAACAAATCCATCTTGCCACAGGAGTTTGGATTTGTGGGACTGCCAGAG TTTGTTGAAGTTCAACCCAACGATGGATTTGGAATTATTCTTCCCCTGGAAAGCCTGACACTGGACATAATCTTTAAAGCCACCAAGGCAAAAGAGTACAGCTTTGAGATGACGTGCAGGACAGAGATCAACAG acAATTCAAGCTGTCATGCAAAGCAGTTGGAGTCCACCCACCTCTTGAATTGTCTCATTCCTTGGTTCAGTTTGCTGCTACAGCCCTGAACTCCATGTCTTCAGCCACTCTGGATGTGATCAATTCCCATGTGGATGGGAACCCCCTCACTCACCCCGTCCCACGGATTGGCAGTGGGGACCCTGTCCCAGTTGGCCCCACTTCCTTTGAGTTCCACGTGCCCCGAGACTGTCCTGTGACTGTTACACCTTCTGTGGGAACTGTGCTGCCTGGGCAG AAAAGCTCCATCCGAGTGTCCTTCAGCCCGGCGCTGTCGGATCAGCAAATCGGGGAAGAGGCAGCGCGGAggctcagcacagcagctgtgccagaggcagGAGTACAA TCTCCACTGggcaaaaagaagaaagatgcaaagaaagagcaaaagaaaTCGAGTGTTTCCATtcctggaggaaaggctggaAGCAGGAAAAGCCTGACTGCTGTAAATAGCCCTAAAGAGCCAAAACCCGAAGAGTTAAAGCCTGA TTCTGATTCTTATAGGGCAGCCCAGGCTTCCCTGACGAGGAGTTTCAGAGGCAGCTTTAACAAATACATCATCCCATGCTTTGTTGCAAGTGGCCACGCCACTGGAGAGGAGGGCTCTGGGAACTTAACCTGCAG CCCTCACAACACCTTGTACCTGGAGCTGCACTGCCCCGCTGTAGCCCCGCCGGTTCTGATCACTTCCGACACCGGGAACAACGTGGCcaattttggggacatttctgTAG GCCAAAGAATGATGAAGAGAATTACAATAGAAAACATCTCTCCAGGGAAGCTGGAA CTGGGATTCTCAGTTCTGAATCCCAATGGCCCCTTCCTGTTGGTCAGAGCAGTTGGAATGCTTGAGCCAGGTGAAAGTAAACCCCTCATCATCTCTTTTTGTCCAAGGGAGGATAAATGG TTCTTGGAAACTCTGGACATCCAGGTGGCAAAAACCAACCTCAGCCTCTGCCTCTCCGGGCACGGGGTGATGCCAAGCACTGTGTGCTCCGTGGGAGAGGTGCTGGACATGGGATATGtcatggccagggacacagtGACGTCCACAATCAAG ATAGAGAACACTTCCACCCTGACCCTGCCGTTCTCCGTACAACTGGAGTCGCTCTCACCAGCGTGGGACAGAGACCGGCAGAAAATTCCATCCTTTCTTACATCCTCTGTGCAGAGAACAGAGATTGTTG GAACACAGAACTATAATGGCTTCAGTGTGTTCAGTGTCTCTccaacagaaggaaaaattgaGGCTGGGGAGAGCCAGGATTTTGTTGTTACTTTCAGCCCTGATCATGAAAGTCTCTACTACTCCGACCGTCTCAAGGTTCTGCTCTTTGGCAAG CAAACAGCCCACGAGATCCAGCTGAAGGGTGCAGCCCGTGATCACCCCATGTTTGTGGAGGGGGGAGTGCCCCTGGATGTGCCCGTGGAGTCCTTGGCTGTGACCTCACCTGTGGCATCACAGAAAGCACGGGAAAGAG GGCCACAAGAAGCAGTGaggtcccttctcctgctcctggagTACGTGGAGGGCtcagcagagccagccagggcagAGCTCACCGTTGGGGCCATGCAAAGTCCTCTGCTGGCAGCCAAGAAG GCCGTGGAGTTCAGCCTGGACAACGCTCCGGAGCTGCAGCGGGCCGGGTTCGCCCTGGACGGCCCGAAAGGAGCCCTGGAGCGCGGGCAGCTCAGGCGCATCGGCGTCTCGTGGGTGCCACCTGCCGACCTGCAG ACCAGTGACCCCCCACTTGTGTCAGCCCTCCTGACTGTAAAAGGTGACATTACGGAATCCTACCGAGTCCTCTTCATGGCAAGAGTTGTGTCTGCATCTGCTGCCACTGACTGA